One Pseudonocardia sediminis DNA window includes the following coding sequences:
- a CDS encoding MFS transporter, protein MSGASTARRSPLVVVALCFLTIVFDGYDLIVYGSILPSLIDDFGLTPAQAGAIGSYALVGMLIGALGAGALTDVLGRRRIMLIGITWFSVAMVLCALAPNPGLLGLARFVAGLGLGGVIPSAIALTVEYAPRSRRQLYNAVMFAGYSVGGVLAAVLALNLVADFGWRPMLAIGAAPLLVVLPLAWRFLPESVGYLLARGRDDEARALARTYDLDLDALQAERAGSANAGPRTLFAPSMLRSTLLFGAASFCGLLLVYGLNTWLPQIMRQAGYPLGSALTFLLVLNVGAIVGALVASALADRFGPKPVTVAAFLMATACLVVLSQRVDTGLLLVAVAVAGLGSVGTQILVNGYVAVHYPSAVRGAALGWALGVGRAGAVVGPLFGGWVAASGIGFEWNFYGFAVPALAGALLIALIPRASAAVPAGTRTEAAPA, encoded by the coding sequence GTGTCCGGAGCCAGCACCGCACGACGATCGCCGCTGGTGGTCGTCGCCCTGTGTTTCCTGACGATCGTCTTCGACGGCTACGACCTGATCGTCTACGGCTCGATCCTGCCGAGCCTGATCGACGACTTCGGGCTGACCCCCGCCCAGGCCGGTGCGATCGGCAGCTACGCCCTGGTCGGCATGCTGATCGGCGCGCTCGGAGCGGGCGCGCTGACCGACGTGCTGGGGCGTCGGCGGATCATGCTGATCGGGATCACCTGGTTCTCGGTGGCGATGGTGCTCTGCGCGCTGGCGCCGAACCCGGGCCTGCTCGGCCTCGCCCGGTTCGTCGCGGGGCTCGGGCTCGGCGGCGTCATCCCCAGCGCGATCGCGCTCACCGTCGAGTACGCGCCCCGCTCGCGCCGCCAGCTCTACAACGCGGTGATGTTCGCCGGGTACTCCGTCGGCGGTGTGCTCGCCGCGGTGCTCGCACTGAACCTGGTCGCCGACTTCGGGTGGCGCCCGATGCTGGCGATCGGTGCGGCGCCGCTGCTGGTCGTGCTGCCGCTGGCGTGGAGGTTCCTCCCGGAGTCGGTGGGCTACCTGCTCGCCCGCGGACGTGACGACGAGGCCCGCGCGCTCGCCCGCACCTACGACCTCGACCTCGACGCGCTGCAGGCCGAACGTGCGGGGTCGGCGAACGCCGGTCCGCGGACGCTGTTCGCGCCGTCGATGCTCCGCTCCACCCTGCTGTTCGGCGCGGCCAGCTTCTGCGGGCTGCTGCTGGTCTACGGCCTCAACACGTGGCTGCCGCAGATCATGCGCCAGGCCGGCTACCCGCTCGGCTCGGCGCTGACGTTCCTGCTCGTGCTCAACGTCGGGGCCATCGTCGGCGCGCTGGTGGCGTCCGCGCTGGCCGACCGGTTCGGCCCCAAGCCGGTCACGGTCGCAGCCTTCCTGATGGCCACGGCCTGCCTGGTCGTGCTCAGCCAGCGCGTCGACACCGGGTTGCTGCTGGTGGCCGTCGCGGTCGCCGGGCTCGGCAGCGTCGGCACCCAGATCCTGGTCAACGGCTACGTCGCGGTGCACTACCCGTCCGCGGTGCGGGGCGCCGCCCTGGGCTGGGCGCTGGGGGTCGGCCGCGCGGGCGCCGTCGTCGGTCCGCTGTTCGGTGGCTGGGTGGCCGCGTCCGGGATCGGCTTCGAGTGGAACTTCTACGGCTTCGCGGTCCCGGCCCTCGCCGGGGCGCTGCTGATCGCGCTGATCCCGCGGGCGTCCGCGGCCGTCCCGGCCGGCACCCGCACGGAGGCCGCACCCGCGTGA
- a CDS encoding FAD-dependent monooxygenase, giving the protein MRVAVVGAGPGGLFLATLLRRADPSSSVTVFERNRADDTFGFGVVFSDAALAGLYDADPVVREALEGHGRHWDVIEVRLKGERIRCGGNGMAAISRHTLLALMQERARSVGADLRFSIEAGLDDLGGYDLVVAADGAGSVVREQLVASGTDLGTGVTTASAKFIWFGAEYLFDGLTFVHERSEHGVFAVHGYPIADGLSTFIVETDEASWRRAGLDSFDVTAPPGTSDAASQKYLQELFADQIDGRALRANNSRWGSFRTRRTATWYALRDGRPPVALLGDAVHTAHFSVGSGTKTAMEDAVALTAALTAHPGDVPAALAAYQDAAEPPVRRVQDAARPSLAWWEHFGRYHDELAPWRFGYHFLTRSITDSRLARRAPDFVDAAHTAWAGEHGAEPLDTPFEHRGWSAPGRLVEIGFDQDGLPGAVRSPTLALSDTPDDDGVWAARLEAPSTEDGLPDAYRTLTGLAAGGPVLVAVHGGTSLTRTLLCERARMVDRVPALLVDPGADHDRAVTTVLSGRADLVGRPALP; this is encoded by the coding sequence GTGAGGGTCGCCGTCGTCGGCGCCGGGCCGGGTGGGCTGTTCCTCGCCACCCTGCTCCGGCGGGCCGACCCGTCGTCGTCGGTCACCGTGTTCGAGCGCAACCGGGCCGACGACACGTTCGGCTTCGGGGTGGTCTTCTCCGACGCGGCGCTGGCCGGGCTCTACGACGCGGACCCGGTGGTGCGCGAGGCGCTCGAGGGTCACGGCCGGCACTGGGACGTCATCGAGGTGCGGCTCAAGGGCGAGCGGATCCGCTGCGGCGGCAACGGGATGGCCGCGATCTCGCGGCACACCCTGCTGGCACTGATGCAGGAGCGGGCGCGCTCGGTCGGTGCGGATCTCCGGTTCTCCATCGAGGCCGGTCTCGACGACCTCGGCGGATACGACCTCGTCGTCGCGGCGGACGGGGCCGGGTCGGTGGTCCGCGAGCAGCTCGTCGCCTCCGGTACCGACCTGGGCACCGGGGTGACGACGGCGAGCGCCAAGTTCATCTGGTTCGGCGCCGAGTACCTCTTCGACGGGCTGACGTTCGTGCACGAGCGCAGCGAGCACGGCGTGTTCGCGGTGCACGGCTACCCGATCGCCGACGGGCTCTCGACGTTCATCGTGGAGACCGACGAGGCGTCGTGGCGCCGCGCCGGCCTGGACTCCTTCGACGTCACCGCGCCGCCGGGTACGAGCGACGCGGCGTCGCAGAAGTACCTGCAGGAGCTGTTCGCCGACCAGATCGACGGCCGCGCGCTGCGCGCCAACAACTCCCGGTGGGGCAGCTTCCGGACCCGTCGTACCGCGACCTGGTACGCGCTGCGGGACGGGCGCCCGCCCGTCGCGCTGCTCGGCGACGCCGTGCACACGGCGCACTTCTCCGTCGGCTCCGGCACGAAGACGGCGATGGAGGACGCCGTCGCGCTCACCGCGGCCCTGACCGCCCACCCCGGTGACGTCCCGGCGGCACTGGCCGCCTACCAGGACGCCGCCGAGCCGCCGGTACGCCGCGTCCAGGACGCCGCCCGGCCGAGCCTGGCCTGGTGGGAGCACTTCGGGCGCTACCACGACGAGCTCGCGCCGTGGCGGTTCGGCTACCACTTCCTGACCCGCAGCATCACCGACTCCCGCCTCGCGCGCCGGGCTCCGGACTTCGTCGACGCCGCGCACACCGCCTGGGCGGGCGAGCACGGGGCCGAGCCCCTGGACACGCCGTTCGAGCATCGGGGGTGGAGCGCGCCCGGGCGTCTCGTCGAGATCGGGTTCGACCAGGACGGGCTCCCCGGCGCCGTCCGCTCCCCCACGCTGGCGCTGTCCGACACCCCCGATGACGACGGCGTGTGGGCCGCCCGGCTGGAGGCGCCGTCCACCGAGGACGGTCTACCGGACGCGTACCGGACGCTCACCGGCCTCGCCGCCGGTGGCCCCGTCCTCGTGGCGGTGCACGGCGGGACGTCGCTGACCCGGACGCTGCTGTGCGAGCGGGCGCGGATGGTCGATCGGGTCCCGGCCCTGCTCGTCGATCCCGGAGCCGATCACGACCGCGCGGTGACGACGGTCCTCTCCGGACGGGCCGACCTGGTGGGCCGTCCCGCTCTCCCGTAG
- a CDS encoding (2,3-dihydroxybenzoyl)adenylate synthase, whose translation MPRPIGEHTTPWPEPDAARYVAEGYWAGVPLGHLLRAASDRAPDAPALADAATGLALTHRELAERVDATAVRLLDRGLSAGDRIVVQLANGSAFVILTLACLRAGIVPVMALPAHRRRELTHLSVLSEASAIAVPDTLNGFDHRGLAHELTENVRNATGERWQVLVDGPGADPADMDLRTLCAPGDDPVADRARLDATAPGPRDVALFLLSGGTTGSPKLIARTHDDYAYNAVLSAGAAGVGDDAVYLASLPLAHNFALACPGLLGVLLAGGRVVTLPTPEPRAAFAAIAEHGVTHAAAVPAVAARWLEHAVGAGPPAPLRVLQVGGARIPDELARRVSPVLGARLQQVFGMAEGLLCCTRLDDPDDVVCTTQGRPLSPHDEVRLVDGDDRDVPDGEPGSLLTRGPYTPRGYYRAPEQNARAFTPDGWYRSGDVCRRTPGGNLVVEGRDKDMINRGGEKISAEEVENLVYRLPAVRQVAAVAMPDPALGERVCVYVVAQPGSTVTLDEIRAHMETVGVARFTLPERLELVDELASTTVGKIDKKALRADVARRMEREHGTGAAHAPR comes from the coding sequence ATGCCCCGTCCGATCGGGGAGCACACCACCCCGTGGCCCGAGCCCGACGCCGCCCGCTACGTCGCCGAGGGGTACTGGGCCGGTGTCCCGCTCGGGCACCTGCTGCGCGCCGCGTCCGACCGCGCCCCGGACGCGCCGGCGCTCGCCGACGCGGCCACGGGTCTCGCCCTGACCCACCGCGAGCTGGCCGAGCGCGTCGACGCCACCGCCGTGCGCCTGCTGGACCGGGGCCTGTCCGCCGGCGACCGGATCGTCGTGCAACTGGCCAACGGCTCCGCGTTCGTGATCCTCACCCTGGCCTGCCTGCGCGCCGGGATCGTGCCGGTGATGGCGTTGCCCGCGCACCGCCGCCGCGAGCTGACCCACCTGTCCGTGCTGTCCGAGGCGTCGGCGATCGCCGTGCCGGACACGCTGAACGGTTTCGACCACCGCGGGCTGGCCCACGAGCTGACCGAGAACGTGCGGAACGCGACCGGCGAGCGGTGGCAGGTGCTCGTCGACGGCCCCGGGGCGGACCCGGCCGATATGGACCTGCGGACGCTCTGCGCCCCCGGCGACGACCCGGTCGCCGACCGGGCCCGGCTCGACGCCACCGCGCCGGGGCCCCGCGACGTCGCGCTGTTCCTGCTCTCCGGCGGCACCACCGGGTCGCCGAAGCTGATCGCCCGCACGCACGACGACTACGCCTACAACGCCGTCCTCAGCGCCGGGGCCGCCGGCGTCGGCGACGACGCGGTCTACCTGGCCAGCCTGCCGCTGGCCCACAACTTCGCGCTCGCCTGCCCCGGGCTGCTCGGCGTGCTGCTGGCCGGGGGCCGGGTCGTCACGCTGCCCACCCCCGAGCCCCGCGCCGCCTTCGCCGCGATCGCCGAGCACGGCGTCACGCACGCCGCGGCGGTCCCGGCGGTGGCCGCGCGCTGGCTGGAGCACGCCGTCGGGGCCGGGCCGCCGGCACCGCTGCGCGTGCTGCAGGTCGGCGGCGCCCGGATCCCCGACGAGCTGGCCCGCCGGGTCTCCCCCGTGCTCGGTGCCCGCCTGCAGCAGGTGTTCGGGATGGCCGAGGGCCTGCTGTGCTGCACCCGTCTCGACGACCCCGACGACGTCGTCTGCACCACGCAGGGCCGCCCGCTGAGCCCGCACGACGAGGTCCGTCTCGTCGACGGCGACGACCGCGACGTGCCCGACGGCGAACCCGGCTCCCTGCTCACCCGCGGGCCCTACACCCCGCGCGGCTACTACCGCGCCCCCGAGCAGAACGCGCGCGCGTTCACCCCCGACGGCTGGTACCGCAGCGGCGACGTCTGCCGGCGCACCCCGGGCGGGAACCTCGTGGTCGAGGGCCGGGACAAGGACATGATCAACCGTGGCGGGGAGAAGATCTCGGCGGAGGAGGTCGAGAACCTGGTCTACCGGCTGCCCGCGGTGCGGCAGGTCGCGGCCGTCGCGATGCCGGACCCGGCACTGGGCGAGCGGGTGTGCGTCTACGTCGTCGCGCAGCCCGGGTCGACGGTCACCCTCGACGAGATCCGCGCGCACATGGAGACCGTCGGCGTCGCCCGCTTCACCCTGCCCGAGCGCCTCGAGCTCGTCGACGAGCTGGCGTCCACGACGGTCGGCAAGATCGACAAGAAGGCCCTGCGCGCGGACGTCGCACGGCGGATGGAGCGGGAGCACGGAACCGGCGCGGCTCACGCACCGCGCTGA